The sequence GGTGCAATTGGGCTTGGCCTGCTGGTGGTGCACTTCCTGCAGCGAGGAGAGCGCTGAGATCCTGCCAAATGGACGATAATACACACAGAGCCGATCAGGATCGTGAATTAGTCGCAAATGTGCTGGCCGGCCAACAAGGTGCGTTTGCACTGTTAATAGAGCAACATCAAAAGCTGGTATGGCATCTTGTTTATCGTATGGTTCACAATCCGGACGATTGCAAAGAGCTATGCCAGGAGGTGTTCCTGCGGGTGCATAAAAATCTGCAAAGCTTCCGCTTTGAAAGCAAGCTCTCGACCTGGATAGGCAGAATTGCTTTTAATATTTCCAGCCGGCACCTGCAGCGCAAACAGCTGCCCTTGATAGCACCGGGTGACGACGACATTTGTCCAACTGAGACAATCGCCGATGACGTTGACCTTGC comes from Lacimicrobium alkaliphilum and encodes:
- a CDS encoding RNA polymerase sigma factor, producing MDDNTHRADQDRELVANVLAGQQGAFALLIEQHQKLVWHLVYRMVHNPDDCKELCQEVFLRVHKNLQSFRFESKLSTWIGRIAFNISSRHLQRKQLPLIAPGDDDICPTETIADDVDLAAAFADEDLLMKLHKALESLAPVPRTILTLYYLDELTISEVADILEKPEGTVKNSLFRARAILREKFAHYLEVTDAER